One segment of Corynebacterium caspium DSM 44850 DNA contains the following:
- a CDS encoding DUF732 domain-containing protein, which yields MKKQLRATALVAVLVPALTMGLTSCGKATVSAGDPEVSATVAPLPRDTVTAITTTPGASGSDAGDAAAAATGAGAAKGQDLSGREISALPETTPESPEEVLYLEALRKGGIDTTGVVDQLVGTAHAVCADPNGGQQLNVTALAIAGQLLAQDKTKLSAEEAAKLIDSSARKAYC from the coding sequence ATGAAAAAGCAGTTAAGGGCAACAGCACTGGTAGCAGTGCTAGTTCCAGCTTTGACTATGGGTTTAACTTCCTGTGGCAAGGCGACTGTCTCTGCAGGTGATCCAGAGGTTTCCGCAACGGTGGCACCTTTGCCCCGCGATACTGTCACCGCAATAACCACTACCCCCGGTGCTAGTGGTAGCGATGCCGGCGATGCGGCCGCCGCCGCCACCGGTGCTGGTGCTGCTAAAGGCCAGGATTTAAGTGGTCGGGAAATCTCTGCTTTGCCAGAAACTACCCCGGAAAGCCCGGAGGAAGTTTTGTACTTGGAGGCATTGCGTAAAGGTGGCATCGATACCACTGGGGTAGTAGATCAGCTGGTGGGTACTGCTCATGCGGTTTGTGCGGATCCCAATGGTGGCCAACAGCTTAATGTCACTGCTTTAGCTATTGCGGGGCAGTTGTTGGCTCAGGATAAAACTAAGCTTTCTGCAGAGGAAGCAGCCAAGCTCATTGATAGTTCTGCTCGAAAGGCGTATTGCTAA
- the zomB gene encoding flagellar motor control protein ZomB: MRHVKQPKWATLAFWSAIFSAFGAGIFAFIGGWQRRWISDDGLIVLRTVRNLLVGNGPVFNAGERVEANTSTIWQYLIWAVARVFRGARLEDIALWLALGLTTLAAIIAVCATARLYRGTSHALIFAPAGILIYLALPPARDFATSGLEWGLSIFWLAVLWWALVRWAEYGYPFFLAFWGGISWLVRPEFALYGGLVGLLLVAVSWKNWRQILLIAAAALPIPAGYQLFRMGYYGLLTPHTAVAKSATGSAWREGLNYLRDFNTPYRLWIACVLVILVMALLLWRVGVVRSKLAFRRSAAIAVLLGAGAIHVLYILRVGGDFMHGRMLLLPIFALLLPVAAIPIADLLRPRWGLDIPIAATVAVIMGWSGVVTVRGYDWQFPTGELTIVDERTFWTIATKQPAGQAPRYAQDFLAAPSMQNYVPAVHQAREANDAQVMQIRTGDNPATYTWVTVPRGKGVPGDPHLGQLPPTVYLINLGMTSMNAPLDVRVLDTMGLAAPIGARQPRKEGWRIGHDKILPVEWQLADSGADINLLPDFVDKSQVAAARVALSTPEFAELFESYRAPLSVKLFLKNILFALKGGRSLQFSPEPADYVSSEKVAGSFQDQGKSAAQVWWPHQVG; encoded by the coding sequence ATGCGGCACGTGAAACAGCCTAAGTGGGCTACGCTGGCTTTTTGGAGCGCTATTTTTAGTGCTTTTGGGGCTGGAATTTTTGCCTTTATCGGGGGGTGGCAGCGGCGCTGGATTAGCGATGATGGCCTTATTGTCTTGCGCACTGTGCGTAATTTATTGGTGGGCAATGGTCCAGTTTTTAATGCAGGAGAAAGAGTAGAGGCTAATACTTCTACTATTTGGCAGTATCTGATTTGGGCGGTAGCGCGAGTTTTCCGCGGGGCACGCTTGGAAGATATTGCTTTGTGGTTGGCTTTAGGTTTGACCACTCTAGCTGCAATTATTGCGGTTTGTGCCACAGCCCGGCTGTATCGGGGTACTTCTCATGCTTTGATTTTTGCCCCAGCGGGCATTCTTATTTATTTAGCATTGCCACCGGCTAGGGATTTTGCCACTTCTGGTTTGGAGTGGGGTTTAAGTATTTTTTGGCTGGCAGTTTTATGGTGGGCCTTGGTGCGGTGGGCAGAATATGGTTACCCATTTTTCTTGGCTTTTTGGGGTGGCATTAGTTGGTTGGTGCGCCCAGAATTTGCCCTTTATGGGGGCTTAGTGGGCTTGCTTTTGGTGGCAGTTTCTTGGAAAAATTGGCGCCAAATTTTACTAATTGCGGCCGCAGCTTTACCTATTCCTGCTGGTTATCAGCTTTTCCGTATGGGTTATTATGGTTTGCTTACCCCGCATACGGCAGTGGCTAAATCAGCTACTGGCAGTGCTTGGCGTGAGGGTTTGAATTATCTGCGGGACTTCAATACGCCATATCGGCTGTGGATTGCTTGCGTTTTGGTAATTCTGGTTATGGCTTTGCTGTTGTGGCGAGTGGGCGTGGTGCGCTCGAAGCTAGCTTTTAGACGTAGCGCCGCTATTGCGGTATTGCTGGGTGCCGGCGCAATTCATGTGCTCTATATTTTGCGAGTGGGCGGGGATTTCATGCATGGCCGCATGTTGCTCTTGCCTATTTTTGCGCTGTTATTACCAGTGGCTGCTATTCCTATTGCTGATTTATTGCGTCCGCGTTGGGGTTTGGATATACCTATTGCGGCTACGGTGGCAGTAATTATGGGCTGGTCTGGTGTGGTAACTGTGCGTGGCTATGATTGGCAGTTTCCTACGGGTGAGCTAACCATTGTGGATGAACGCACTTTTTGGACGATTGCTACCAAACAACCTGCTGGTCAGGCTCCTCGTTATGCACAGGATTTCCTTGCCGCGCCGTCGATGCAAAATTATGTGCCTGCGGTGCATCAGGCGCGGGAGGCTAATGATGCCCAGGTGATGCAGATTCGTACTGGCGATAATCCGGCTACTTATACTTGGGTTACGGTTCCGCGCGGTAAGGGGGTGCCGGGGGATCCGCATTTGGGGCAACTGCCGCCGACAGTTTATTTGATTAATTTAGGCATGACTTCCATGAATGCCCCTCTTGATGTGCGGGTATTGGACACTATGGGTTTAGCTGCACCTATTGGGGCTCGGCAGCCGCGTAAAGAGGGGTGGCGGATTGGTCACGATAAGATTTTGCCGGTGGAGTGGCAATTAGCTGATTCGGGGGCGGATATTAATCTGCTGCCAGATTTTGTTGATAAGTCACAGGTTGCGGCGGCGCGGGTAGCACTTTCTACCCCTGAATTTGCGGAACTATTTGAAAGTTATCGGGCTCCGCTTAGCGTTAAGTTATTTTTGAAAAACATTCTTTTTGCGCTAAAAGGTGGCCGTAGCCTGCAATTTTCTCCAGAGCCTGCAGATTATGTGAGTTCTGAAAAGGTGGCTGGCTCTTTCCAGGATCAAGGCAAGAGTGCTGCCCAGGTTTGGTGGCCGCATCAGGTGGGGTGA
- a CDS encoding phosphatase PAP2 family protein, with protein sequence MSLRTHESNLLVAIQKYALPVPGIVSASRAASLFGEHALGWMTLGAVGAGVDKRRRDKWLAVSAAAFVSHAASVVLKRIVRRKRPDDPRIVIGVGTPSKLSFPSSHATSTTAALVSLVYLTGNAAPLVGIPAIMLSRMVLGVHFPTDTVTGAVLGAGTAVAVNKALGGPLGGSLRTSLA encoded by the coding sequence ATGAGCCTGCGCACTCATGAAAGCAACCTATTGGTAGCTATTCAGAAATATGCTTTGCCGGTGCCTGGCATCGTTTCGGCTTCTAGGGCGGCTTCGCTATTTGGCGAGCACGCTTTGGGCTGGATGACATTGGGGGCGGTGGGTGCTGGTGTCGATAAGCGGCGCCGGGATAAGTGGTTGGCAGTTTCGGCGGCGGCTTTTGTGTCGCATGCGGCAAGTGTGGTTTTGAAGCGAATTGTGCGGCGTAAGCGTCCTGATGATCCGCGGATTGTTATCGGAGTGGGCACGCCGTCTAAGCTATCTTTTCCGTCTTCGCATGCTACTTCTACTACGGCTGCATTAGTATCATTGGTCTATTTGACTGGTAACGCTGCGCCATTGGTAGGAATCCCAGCTATTATGCTTTCTCGCATGGTGCTTGGCGTGCATTTTCCCACAGATACTGTTACTGGCGCTGTTCTGGGTGCTGGCACGGCAGTGGCTGTAAATAAGGCTTTAGGAGGCCCTCTCGGTGGATCACTCAGAACGTCACTTGCTTGA
- a CDS encoding alpha/beta hydrolase, which yields MSFVKGLKHVAATVTALATAAGLLTVGAGVASAGPRDWLRPDATGTCEWDAAGHWVQRCDVWSPATGKNISVQIQPAARGGNAGLYLLDGLRATDISSAWLVDTNAAAKFVNNNITLIMPVGGESSFYTDWETPATYDLKDPVTYKWETFLTKELPVYLEQNFGVARNNNSVAGLSMGGTAAMNLAAHHRDQFRQVLSFSGYLTTTLPGMQTMVRAALLDAGGFNVNAMYGSIFSPRRFQNDPFLNMGNLRGADIYVSAASGTAGPGEAGRGAGLLAGGAVLEVFSNASTKLWALKAKASGLQITEDYLPVGQHNWALFSTQLDRAHDRILDVMNAW from the coding sequence ATGTCCTTCGTTAAGGGGCTGAAGCACGTAGCCGCTACGGTAACCGCATTGGCTACCGCCGCTGGTTTATTGACAGTAGGTGCCGGTGTGGCGTCTGCTGGGCCGCGCGATTGGTTGCGTCCGGATGCTACCGGTACTTGTGAATGGGACGCTGCCGGTCATTGGGTCCAGCGCTGCGATGTTTGGTCGCCAGCAACGGGCAAAAATATTTCTGTTCAAATCCAGCCTGCAGCTCGTGGCGGTAATGCCGGGCTATATCTTTTGGATGGTTTACGAGCCACTGATATTTCCAGTGCTTGGCTAGTAGATACCAATGCGGCTGCAAAATTTGTGAATAATAACATCACTTTGATTATGCCGGTTGGTGGGGAGAGCTCTTTCTACACTGACTGGGAAACCCCGGCTACCTATGATCTCAAGGATCCAGTCACCTATAAGTGGGAGACTTTCCTTACGAAGGAATTGCCCGTTTATTTGGAGCAGAATTTTGGGGTTGCGCGCAATAATAACTCCGTTGCGGGCCTTTCCATGGGTGGTACTGCGGCCATGAATTTGGCGGCGCATCATCGGGATCAATTCCGTCAGGTGCTTTCTTTCTCTGGCTACTTGACCACTACTTTGCCTGGTATGCAGACCATGGTGCGAGCCGCATTATTAGATGCTGGCGGCTTTAATGTGAATGCTATGTATGGTTCCATTTTTAGCCCCCGACGCTTCCAAAATGACCCCTTCCTTAATATGGGGAATTTGCGCGGGGCAGATATCTATGTTTCCGCAGCTAGCGGGACTGCTGGTCCGGGTGAAGCTGGGCGCGGTGCGGGGCTTCTTGCCGGTGGCGCCGTGTTGGAAGTTTTCTCCAACGCTTCTACTAAACTTTGGGCGCTAAAAGCTAAGGCTTCTGGTTTGCAGATCACCGAAGATTATCTTCCGGTGGGACAGCACAACTGGGCATTATTTAGCACGCAGTTGGATCGGGCCCATGATCGCATTCTTGATGTTATGAATGCTTGGTAA
- a CDS encoding alpha/beta hydrolase-fold protein, translated as MRDTTTRVRRPLILATSVVLGASLLLPQAASAQGLSSNLSGSLNSDAIRPSDPDTAPPTKVDHPTIAGLPAGVAVQRVEWLTNRRVALWITSAAMPEHPIQVQMLLARDWHSHPEKKFPEVWALDGLRAREDENGWTIETNIEQYFADKNVNVILPVGGESSFYSDWKRPDNGKNYKWESFLINELIPVLREGYRSNGDRAIVGLSMGGTAAVNLAERHPDLFKFVGSFSGYLDTTSVGMQPAIAVALNDAGGYDANAMWGLPDDPAWAAHDPKLNIAALKNMSVYVSAGSGRDDFGTAASVAKGRASLAGIGLEAISRMTTQTFVNQAKRDGVAVTSFFRPSGVHSWEYWQFEMQNAWPFIADALKLSVDDRGANCLPVGAIAEATKTGIIGTCTNNEYDIAGGKAEDFRKGTAYWSAETGAFALFGRINARYSEMGGPASWLGFPVTTELSTPDGKGRFVHFQRGSIYWTPELGPISVPGDIVGHWGTANYERGDLGYPVADAKEIAGGLVQEFERGLITRKPDGSNAWVRGAIAAKYRELNTATSPLGFPTSDEKLINGGAFQQFEHGNIYWSAKTGAQVVMYGDIFNTWGTHKWEQGEFGYPTKDTATIPAGGLVQEFEHGTIKQVNGLILEEKR; from the coding sequence ATGCGCGATACCACCACTCGTGTGCGCCGCCCTCTCATTTTGGCTACTTCGGTAGTTTTGGGAGCGTCGTTATTATTGCCTCAGGCTGCCTCAGCTCAAGGACTCTCCTCTAATCTTTCTGGTTCCTTAAATTCGGATGCTATTCGTCCCTCGGATCCAGATACTGCCCCGCCTACTAAAGTGGATCATCCTACGATCGCTGGCTTACCTGCAGGTGTTGCGGTGCAGCGCGTAGAGTGGTTGACGAATCGTCGGGTAGCTCTGTGGATTACGTCGGCAGCAATGCCTGAGCATCCTATTCAGGTGCAGATGCTTTTGGCCCGCGATTGGCATTCTCATCCGGAGAAGAAATTCCCGGAGGTTTGGGCTCTTGATGGTTTGCGGGCTCGCGAGGATGAAAATGGCTGGACCATTGAGACCAATATTGAGCAATATTTTGCCGATAAAAATGTCAATGTGATCTTGCCAGTAGGTGGCGAATCTTCCTTCTATTCGGATTGGAAGCGCCCCGATAATGGCAAGAACTATAAATGGGAAAGCTTCCTTATCAATGAGCTTATCCCGGTATTGCGCGAAGGCTACCGTTCTAATGGGGATCGTGCCATCGTAGGGCTTTCTATGGGTGGTACTGCGGCCGTGAATTTAGCGGAACGCCACCCAGATCTCTTCAAATTTGTGGGCTCTTTTTCTGGTTATCTCGATACCACGAGTGTGGGGATGCAACCAGCTATTGCGGTGGCTCTAAATGATGCCGGCGGCTACGATGCCAACGCCATGTGGGGTCTGCCAGATGATCCAGCTTGGGCAGCACATGATCCAAAGCTTAATATTGCGGCACTAAAGAATATGTCTGTTTATGTTTCTGCTGGTTCTGGCCGCGATGATTTTGGTACCGCAGCTTCAGTTGCGAAGGGCCGGGCCAGCTTGGCTGGTATTGGTTTGGAAGCCATTTCGCGCATGACTACCCAAACTTTTGTCAATCAAGCCAAGCGCGATGGGGTGGCGGTAACCTCCTTCTTCCGTCCTTCCGGGGTGCACTCTTGGGAGTATTGGCAGTTTGAGATGCAAAATGCGTGGCCCTTTATTGCTGATGCCCTAAAGCTCAGCGTGGATGATCGCGGTGCTAATTGCCTTCCCGTAGGAGCAATTGCGGAGGCCACCAAGACCGGCATTATTGGTACTTGTACTAATAATGAATATGACATTGCTGGCGGCAAAGCGGAAGATTTCCGTAAAGGTACGGCTTATTGGTCTGCAGAAACTGGTGCTTTTGCCCTCTTTGGTCGCATTAATGCCCGTTATTCCGAAATGGGCGGGCCGGCTTCATGGCTAGGTTTCCCGGTAACAACGGAACTTAGTACCCCAGATGGTAAGGGTCGGTTTGTACATTTCCAGCGAGGTTCTATTTATTGGACTCCAGAACTTGGGCCGATTTCAGTGCCAGGCGATATCGTGGGGCATTGGGGTACTGCTAATTATGAGCGCGGAGATCTAGGCTACCCAGTTGCCGATGCTAAGGAAATCGCTGGTGGTTTGGTACAAGAATTTGAGCGCGGCCTGATTACCCGTAAGCCAGATGGCAGTAATGCGTGGGTTCGTGGAGCTATTGCGGCTAAATATCGCGAACTAAATACCGCTACTAGCCCGCTTGGTTTCCCCACTAGCGATGAAAAGCTCATCAATGGTGGCGCTTTCCAGCAGTTTGAGCACGGAAATATTTATTGGTCTGCAAAGACTGGTGCCCAGGTTGTAATGTATGGCGATATTTTCAATACCTGGGGCACCCATAAGTGGGAGCAGGGCGAATTTGGTTATCCCACCAAAGATACTGCGACTATCCCAGCTGGTGGTTTGGTGCAAGAATTTGAGCACGGCACCATCAAGCAGGTAAATGGCTTGATTCTGGAAGAGAAGCGCTAA
- a CDS encoding FadD32-like long-chain-fatty-acid--AMP ligase has product MDLQAALSKFFNEKGEITLAPQLTLAGLAEMMYQADIAQGGAERPALRAWDFSADPAGVATDFSRQEVNTRIKAVAARLQQVSEPGARAAILAGNSPHYLFAFLGALYAGVIPVPLYDPKEPGHADHLQAVFADSKPTVVLTDSLTAPAVRAYFASVPARQRPRIIAVDALPDTLAASWQPVPPVSASPVDGTAFLQYTSGSTRTPAGVELTNRSILTNVLQIFVASKMQPPMRMVSWLPLHHDMGIILGAFLLIFGLHMELLAPRDFVQQPSRWTKLIARRGAEDVATYTVVPNFALELAARFGTPEAEADFSNVEGLIIGSEPVTRSGLETFWNIFKEHGLKRDALRPSYGLAEASLLVTTPQGERPIFSNFDRDELAAGRAQVIAEDSDKGVVFASNGQPAGGIRLIVVDPDTRKELADGQVGELWMHGGNMAAGYLNRPDETAETFENEVASFLDAGSHAGANAPTENWLATGDLGVYLAGEVYITGRLKDLIVIAGRNHYPQDIEYTVVHATNQVDPVGVAAFSIAGDAVEQLVILAERAPQAPATPEADAAAIAAIRAAVNSAHAVSAADIQILNPGQIARSSSAKIARRVARKNYLAGTEANQA; this is encoded by the coding sequence ATGGATCTTCAAGCGGCACTTTCAAAGTTCTTCAATGAGAAGGGCGAGATCACGTTAGCTCCGCAGCTTACTTTGGCTGGTTTAGCGGAAATGATGTACCAGGCAGATATTGCCCAAGGTGGTGCGGAGCGTCCGGCCTTGCGGGCTTGGGATTTTTCTGCTGATCCAGCAGGGGTGGCTACTGATTTTTCGCGGCAGGAAGTTAATACTCGAATTAAAGCCGTTGCTGCGCGCTTGCAGCAGGTTTCTGAGCCGGGGGCGCGGGCAGCTATTTTAGCTGGAAATAGCCCGCATTATCTTTTTGCCTTCCTTGGGGCGCTTTATGCCGGGGTAATTCCGGTGCCGCTTTATGATCCTAAAGAACCTGGTCATGCTGATCATTTGCAGGCAGTTTTTGCTGATTCTAAGCCCACGGTAGTACTTACTGATTCTTTAACTGCCCCGGCAGTGCGCGCTTATTTTGCTAGTGTTCCGGCCCGGCAGCGCCCGCGCATTATTGCAGTGGATGCATTGCCTGATACTTTGGCAGCTTCTTGGCAGCCAGTTCCTCCGGTAAGTGCTAGCCCGGTGGATGGCACCGCATTTTTGCAGTACACCTCGGGTTCCACGCGTACGCCAGCGGGGGTAGAGCTTACTAACCGCTCAATTTTGACTAATGTGTTGCAAATTTTTGTGGCTAGCAAGATGCAGCCACCGATGCGCATGGTCTCTTGGTTGCCTTTGCACCATGATATGGGCATTATTTTGGGTGCCTTTTTGCTGATCTTTGGCCTGCATATGGAGCTTTTGGCCCCGCGTGATTTCGTACAGCAGCCTAGCCGGTGGACTAAATTAATTGCTCGCCGCGGCGCTGAAGATGTGGCTACTTATACTGTGGTGCCCAATTTTGCTTTGGAATTAGCGGCACGTTTTGGGACTCCAGAAGCTGAGGCAGATTTCTCCAATGTGGAGGGCCTAATTATTGGTTCGGAGCCAGTTACTCGCAGTGGGTTGGAAACTTTCTGGAATATTTTCAAGGAGCACGGTCTTAAGCGCGATGCTTTGCGACCTTCTTATGGTTTAGCCGAAGCTTCCTTGCTGGTGACTACTCCGCAGGGTGAGCGCCCGATTTTTAGTAATTTTGATCGGGATGAATTAGCTGCTGGTCGGGCCCAAGTTATTGCAGAAGATTCTGATAAAGGCGTGGTATTTGCCTCTAATGGGCAGCCTGCGGGCGGAATCCGTTTGATCGTGGTGGATCCTGATACTCGCAAGGAATTAGCTGATGGTCAGGTGGGCGAATTGTGGATGCATGGTGGCAATATGGCTGCTGGGTATCTTAACCGTCCAGATGAAACTGCGGAAACCTTTGAAAATGAGGTAGCTAGTTTCTTGGATGCTGGCAGCCATGCTGGTGCTAATGCCCCTACTGAAAATTGGTTAGCTACTGGTGACCTCGGGGTGTATTTAGCTGGTGAGGTTTATATCACCGGACGTTTGAAGGATCTTATTGTGATTGCTGGGCGTAATCACTATCCGCAAGATATTGAATACACCGTGGTACATGCCACAAATCAGGTGGATCCAGTGGGTGTGGCAGCTTTCTCCATTGCTGGTGATGCAGTAGAACAGCTAGTTATTTTGGCAGAGCGCGCCCCGCAAGCCCCGGCTACTCCAGAAGCTGATGCCGCCGCAATTGCGGCTATTCGGGCGGCAGTAAATAGTGCCCATGCGGTTTCTGCTGCCGATATTCAGATTTTGAATCCGGGCCAGATTGCGCGCAGTTCTTCCGCTAAGATCGCGCGCCGGGTGGCTCGTAAGAATTATTTGGCAGGCACGGAAGCTAACCAAGCCTAA
- a CDS encoding decaprenyl-phosphate phosphoribosyltransferase, whose protein sequence is MDHSERHLLDSEPHTAGVVIATKHRPPSNRVDAMIKALRPKQWVKNVLVIAAPAAAGAEALANGRILADVALAFVVFCFAASAIYLVNDARDVTSDREHPTKRFRPIASGMLPLGLAYAMAVVLIFLAVGLSLLASAGVSLATVVAVYIALQLGYCFGWKNIPVVDIALVSSGFMLRAMAGGAAAHIELSQWFLLVMAFGSLFMAAGKRYSEMILAQKTGAKIRKSLEGYTPTYLRFVWTLSATAVVLSYALWGFQMANHDLPNAALWYQISLVPFTVAILRYALDVDRGDGGAPDELALSDRVLQILAIAWVACMVMAVYVIPGF, encoded by the coding sequence GTGGATCACTCAGAACGTCACTTGCTTGATTCTGAACCGCATACCGCCGGGGTGGTGATAGCAACTAAGCATCGTCCGCCAAGTAATCGGGTGGATGCCATGATTAAAGCTTTGCGACCCAAGCAGTGGGTTAAAAATGTTTTAGTTATTGCCGCGCCGGCTGCTGCAGGTGCTGAGGCCCTGGCCAATGGCCGTATTTTGGCTGATGTGGCGTTGGCTTTTGTGGTCTTTTGTTTTGCGGCTTCAGCTATTTATTTGGTTAATGATGCCCGCGATGTTACTTCTGACCGCGAACATCCCACTAAACGGTTCCGTCCGATTGCTTCTGGAATGTTGCCGCTGGGGCTGGCTTATGCCATGGCGGTGGTGCTTATTTTCTTAGCGGTGGGGCTTTCTTTATTAGCTTCTGCCGGGGTTTCTTTGGCTACGGTGGTGGCGGTATATATTGCGCTGCAATTAGGTTATTGCTTTGGCTGGAAAAATATTCCGGTGGTTGATATTGCCTTGGTTTCTTCGGGGTTTATGTTGCGGGCGATGGCCGGGGGAGCTGCGGCGCATATTGAATTATCGCAGTGGTTCTTGCTGGTCATGGCTTTTGGTTCGCTATTTATGGCCGCTGGTAAGCGTTATTCAGAAATGATTTTGGCCCAAAAAACTGGGGCGAAGATTCGGAAATCTTTGGAAGGCTATACCCCTACTTATTTGCGTTTTGTGTGGACACTTTCAGCTACTGCGGTGGTGCTTTCCTATGCGCTGTGGGGTTTCCAAATGGCTAATCATGATCTTCCCAATGCGGCGCTGTGGTATCAGATTTCTTTGGTTCCCTTTACGGTAGCTATTTTGCGCTATGCCCTTGATGTGGACCGCGGCGATGGTGGCGCCCCGGATGAGCTGGCTTTATCTGATCGGGTGCTACAAATTCTGGCGATTGCTTGGGTAGCTTGTATGGTGATGGCCGTTTATGTAATTCCGGGGTTCTAA
- a CDS encoding cutinase family protein: MRKVSTTIAALVILLIIVSGVVLHFRSQPDESSSGTDAAPGVVQPEWCPAVQVLAAPGTWESAADDDPYNPQANPNSFMLSITRPLQQAYPGGEVEVWTLPYPAEFRNVNGGMEQLGYDDSRDQGINRTFAELNTKHSLCPLTRFVLTGFSQGAVIMGDIASEIGNGRTNIAPDAIMGVALVSDGRRQPGEGITPDGAIELPGVGAEIALHPLNALVRAVVPGATMRGIRAGGFGSLNDSTVQICAPNDTICDAPPSVTDALARVDALLDANGVHAMYASNPAVIPGTTTDQWVVQWAQNLIAEQLASQ; encoded by the coding sequence ATGCGTAAGGTGTCCACAACTATTGCTGCGCTGGTTATTTTGCTCATTATTGTGTCGGGAGTTGTGCTGCATTTTCGCTCCCAGCCTGATGAGTCCAGTTCTGGTACTGATGCCGCTCCGGGGGTAGTTCAGCCAGAGTGGTGTCCGGCGGTGCAAGTTTTGGCTGCTCCTGGTACTTGGGAATCAGCGGCAGATGATGATCCTTATAATCCGCAAGCTAATCCCAATTCTTTCATGCTAAGTATTACGCGTCCTTTACAGCAGGCGTATCCCGGTGGGGAGGTTGAGGTGTGGACCCTGCCTTATCCAGCTGAATTTCGTAATGTAAATGGCGGCATGGAACAGCTGGGTTATGACGATTCGCGCGATCAAGGTATTAATCGGACTTTTGCGGAGTTAAATACTAAGCATTCTTTGTGCCCGCTTACTCGTTTTGTGCTCACTGGTTTTTCTCAAGGGGCGGTAATTATGGGTGATATCGCTTCGGAGATTGGCAATGGGCGTACAAATATTGCGCCAGATGCAATTATGGGTGTGGCTTTGGTTTCCGATGGGCGTCGTCAACCGGGGGAGGGCATTACCCCGGATGGTGCCATCGAATTGCCAGGTGTGGGCGCAGAAATTGCTTTGCATCCGTTAAATGCTTTGGTGCGCGCGGTGGTTCCGGGAGCTACGATGCGTGGCATTCGGGCTGGTGGTTTTGGTTCTTTAAATGATTCTACGGTGCAGATTTGTGCTCCAAATGACACGATTTGTGATGCGCCACCTTCAGTTACTGATGCGCTGGCCAGGGTGGATGCCTTATTGGATGCAAATGGGGTGCATGCGATGTATGCCAGTAATCCAGCGGTTATTCCGGGTACCACTACTGATCAGTGGGTTGTGCAGTGGGCGCAAAATTTGATTGCTGAGCAACTAGCTAGCCAGTAG